In Dysidea avara chromosome 3, odDysAvar1.4, whole genome shotgun sequence, a single window of DNA contains:
- the LOC136249897 gene encoding large ribosomal subunit protein P1-like, which translates to MSTSELACVYSALILYDDGIEVTADRITTLIKTANVNVEPVWPSLFARALKGKDIGALISNVGSGVAVASSGGGGATATGGEEAAKEEEKKEEKKEESEEESDDDMGFGLFD; encoded by the exons ATGTCGACTTCAGAACTCGCTTGTGTCTACAGCGCCCTCATCCTTTACGATGACGGCATCGAAGTGACG GCGGACAGAATTACCACGCTGATTAAGACAGCCAACGTAAACGTTGAACCAGTTTGGCCCAGCCTGTTTGCTCGTGCCTTGAAAG GAAAGGATATTGGTGCATTGATCAGCAATGTTGGTTCCGGGGTGGCAGTGGCTTCATCTGGAGGAGGTGGTGCCACTGCTACTGGAGGCGAAGAAGCTGctaaagaagaagaaaagaaggAAGAGAAGAAAGAGGAATCTGAGGAAGAATCAGATGATGACATGGGATTTG GGTTATTTGATTGA
- the LOC136249896 gene encoding protein Mpv17-like, protein MSVLLAWYGRQLSTRPNITNATTTGVLFALGDVIAQKLIEKQKKLDWGRSARFGLVGFCFAGPVIGGWYRLLDRVITSTGPTTALKKVLCDQCLFAPCIYVALLPLIGVSKGLFTTQELKQQLTKDYKHVLINNWKIWPAVQLANFYFVPLHFRLVVVNIVALGWNTYLSWVAHQ, encoded by the exons ATGAGCGTACTTCTAGCTTGGTATGGTAGACAGCTGAGTACAAGACCCAACATCACCAATGCAACTACCACAG GTGTGCTGTTTGCCCTTGGAGATGTAATTGCACAGAAGTTAATTGAGAAACAAAAGAAACTCGACTGGGGAAGGTCTGCCCGTTTTGGGTTAGTTGGATTCTGTTTTGCG GGTCCTGTTATTGGTGGATGGTACAGATTACTAGACCGAGTAATCACATCTACTGGACCAACAA CTGCATTGAAGAAAGTGCTTTGTGATCAG tgtCTGTTTGCACCCTGCATCTATGTTGCACTATTACCGCTTATTGGAGTGTCAAAAGGTCTTTTTACTACTCAAGAATTAAAGCAACAGCTGACAAAA GATTACAAGCATGTTCTGATCAATAATTGGAAG ATCTGGCCAGCTGTGCAGCTTGCTAATTTCTATTTTGTGCCTCTTCACTTCAG ATTAGTTGTGGTGAACATCGTAGCACTAGGATGGAACACATACCTATCATGGGTTGCTCATCAATAA
- the LOC136248377 gene encoding uncharacterized protein, with amino-acid sequence MPLPDLFKQIREHFKTHPLEVDSIDCGTIITRDKTHFLSADPERWREKYERQRRQGTRGLFARDYVPYRALGDNLTHNGLDAEEMVCKTLKLPAKKTTYQYANIGKNGQKKKTFVKMPGLIPIVKKYEETEDMPTSVHGGLSTIDLVLKQCNERIKAQKKGVWYEEAAEAVKKVKTAAIRPAERESVIPLNMRRKSLFPVPLEKEDDLMEQVTKHWRDYRRVAILPPSLEDKLVTGASLVEQFTKDKSPPLQIQFRPDGSVIPMEEIIRCNEIKARNDQIAKLECVYQVLCCLHNLKISNLRSPDILSPSTLKLISQEPLKKEPALRPLTRIVSLAPVCSCISHTTSTMAAPGHVTWAKNSFVRPYSDGCSQSTMKKAMAPSIEMWRDVVEGTDGDSSSDLTSSAASQLKQYPLYKMLNNNAGATAIFGGQQVQFTARQIQLMPVWQKVLYFRDLYEDAASLEEHRKKSISEVIESCIKSFQTSRNTMAKTVRDEIDCMKKNSRDILTSKWKSLQFKPINGDAIVRMRLKAYQMLCKCKRNYDTKPSWFIKLQVETTSICRDNEDQERDDLLFKIQQLSHFDDRTVQYVEQKLFLLVLSMPAFELCTKSMTQAMCFVMKNVLQLEPSALDEWIQYRKLPNLFADECE; translated from the exons ATGCCCTTGCCGGATTTGTTCAAACAAATTCGCGAGCATTTCAAGACACACCCACTGGAGGTAGATAGTATCGATTGTGGTACAATAATCACTAGAGATAAGACACATTTCTTGTCCGCGGATCCTGAGAGATGGCGGGAAAAATATGAACGCCAACGTAGACAGGGTACGCGTGGGCTGTTTGCCCGTGACTATGTCCCGTACAGAGCCCTTGGGGATAACCTCACACATAATGGACTTGATGCTGAAGAAATGGTGTGTAAGACGCTCAAACTGCCTGCCAAGAAAACCACTTACCAATAC GCCAATATAGGTAAAAATGGACAGAAGAAAAAGACCTTTGTGAAAATG CCTGGCTTGATACCTATCGTAAAGAAATACGAGGAGACAGAAGACATGCCAACATCAGTACATGGGGGTCTATCCACAATAGACCTGGTCCTTAAACAGTGTAATGAAAGGATAAAAGCTCAGAAGAAGGGGGTGTGGTATGAAGAAGCAGCTGAAGCTGTAAAG AAAGTCAAAACAGCAGCCATAAGGCCAGCTGAAAGAGAGAGTGTTATTCCACTCAACATGAGAAGAAAGTCTCTCTTCCCTGTGCCTCTGGAGAAGGAAGATGACCTAATGGAACAGGTGACAAAACATTGGAGGGATTACCGACGTGTTGCTATACTACCTCCTTCACTTGAAGACAAGTTAGTAACAGGAGCTAGCTTAGTAGAGCAGTTTACAAAGGATAAGTCACCTCCATTGCAAATTCAGTTTAGACCAGACGGATCTGTCATTCCCATGGAGGAAATAATAAG gtGTAACGAGATCAAGGCTAGGAATGACCAGATAGCCAAATTGGAATGCGTATATCAAGTGCTTTGTTGCCTACACAACTTAAAGATTAGCAATCTTAGAAGTCCG GACATACTGTCACCCTCAACACTGAAGCTAATATCACAGGAACCATTGAAGAAGGAGCCAGCTCTCCGACCACTCACTAGAATAGTCAGCCTCGCTCCCGTCTGTTCCTGTATCAGTCACACCACAAGTACCATGGCTGCACCAGGTCACGTGACCTGGGCCAAAAACTCATTTGTGAGGCCGTACTCTGATGGTTGCAGCCA GTCAACAATGAAGAAGGCAATGGCACCTTCTATTGAAATGTGGAGGGATGTAGTTGAAGGCACTGATGGTGACAGTAGTAGTGATCTCACCAGTTCAGCAGCCTCACAACTGAAGCAGTACCCTTTGTATAAGATGTTGAACAACAATGCTGGGGCCACTGCCATATTTGGTGGTCAACAAGTCCAGTTTACTGCTCGACAGATCCA GCTCATGCCAGTTTGGCAGAAGGTTCTTTACTTCAGAG ATTTGTATGAAGATGCTGCCAGTTTGGAGGAACACAG AAAGAAAAGCATTTCTGAGGTGATTGAGAGTTGTATAAAGTCATTTCAAACTAGCAGAAATACCATGGCCAAAACAGTCAGGGATGAAATAGACTGCATGAAAAA AAACTCCAGAGATATTCTCACAAGCAAGTGGAAGAGCTTGCAATTCAAACCAATCAATGGTGATGCCATCGTCCGCATGAGGTTGAAAGCTTATCAAATGTTATGCAAGTGTAAGAGAAACTATGACACAAAGCCGAGCTG GTTTATTAAACTACAAGTAGAGACCACATCAATATGTAGAGACAATGAAGACCAAGAAAGAGACGATCTACTGTTCAAGATACAACAACTATCACATTTTGATGACAGAACAGTACAATACGTTGAG CAAAAATTATTTCTACTGGTCCTCTCAATGCCAGCATTTGAGTTGTGTACAAAGAGTATGACACAGGCCATGTGTTTTGTAATGAAGAATGTACTACAACTAGAGCCCAGTGCCCTTGATGAATGGATCCAGTATAGAAAACTACCCAACCTATTTGCTGACGAATGTGAATGA